In Felis catus isolate Fca126 chromosome E1, F.catus_Fca126_mat1.0, whole genome shotgun sequence, the following proteins share a genomic window:
- the BHLHA9 gene encoding class A basic helix-loop-helix protein 9 → MHRGGPGPGLRGLKGAEGPAEDLGGSCLEAGRDFGVLKENGEAEEAASSRKRARPVRSKARRMAANVRERKRILDYNEAFNALRRALRHDLGGKRLSKIATLRRAIHRIAALSLVLRASPAPRWHCGHLECHGQAARAGGGGDAGSSPPPPAPPPAGPFAPRCASCSPHTHPGRPRAVAEAQGVAQASAGSWRRGPGAPLAWPRGHPRAGPGLGFQHS, encoded by the coding sequence AGGACTTGGGGGGCTCTTGCCTGGAGGCCGGCAGGGATTTTGGGGTGCTGAAGGAGAATGGCGAGGCCGAGGAGGCGGCGAGCAGCAGGAAACGCGCCCGGCCGGTGCGCTCCAAGGCGCGGCGCATGGCGGCCAACGTGCGGGAGCGCAAGCGCATCCTGGACTACAACGAGGCCTTCAACGCGCTGCGCAGGGCGCTGCGGCACGACCTGGGCGGCAAGAGGCTCTCCAAGATCGCCACGCTGCGCAGGGCCATCCACCGCATCGCGGCGCTCTCCCTAGTCCTGCGCGCCAGCCCCGCGCCCCGCTGGCACTGCGGGCACCTGGAGTGCCACGGCCAGGCCGCGCGTGCCGGGGGCGGCGGGGACGCGGGCTCCagcccgccgccgcccgccccgccgcccgccggccCCTTCGCGCCGCGCTGCGCCTCGTGTTCCCCGCACACGCACCCGGGACGGCCCAGGGCGGTGGCCGAGGCTCAGGGCGTGGCCCAGGCGTCCGCGGGAAGCTGGCGCCGCGGTCCCGGGGCTCCCTTGGCCTGGCCGCGGGGCCACCCGCGAGCGGGCCCCGGGTTGGGCTTCCAGCACTCCTGA